The Parcubacteria group bacterium genome has a window encoding:
- the ftsE gene encoding cell division ATP-binding protein FtsE — protein sequence MKLINLERVTKEYPDGFVALSDVDFAIDQGEFVSLVGASGAGKSTLLKMIYADEFPTGGAVYFGGRDIAQTKRRLLPYFRRNFGTVFQDFKLLPQKTVFENIAYTLEVHGKSDAQIYDEVSYILQVVNMGDKGQKYPNQLSGGEQQRISLARAVIHRPRVLIADEPTGNLDPISTLEIVKLLLKINAFGTTVILATHDKSIVDKLNRRVILMDRGRIVRDDLRGKYIISAQNNI from the coding sequence ATGAAATTAATCAACTTGGAAAGAGTAACGAAAGAATATCCTGATGGTTTTGTCGCGCTCAGTGATGTGGATTTTGCAATTGATCAAGGTGAGTTTGTATCGCTTGTTGGTGCAAGCGGTGCTGGAAAATCAACATTGCTCAAAATGATCTATGCTGATGAGTTTCCAACGGGAGGTGCGGTATATTTTGGCGGGCGAGATATTGCGCAGACGAAACGACGGCTATTGCCATATTTTCGTCGAAATTTTGGCACAGTTTTTCAAGATTTCAAATTATTGCCACAAAAGACTGTTTTTGAGAATATCGCCTATACACTTGAAGTGCATGGCAAATCTGATGCACAGATCTATGATGAGGTGAGCTACATTCTACAGGTTGTAAATATGGGAGACAAGGGACAAAAATATCCCAATCAGCTTAGTGGTGGAGAACAGCAACGCATATCTCTCGCACGAGCAGTGATCCATCGACCGCGCGTGCTTATTGCCGATGAGCCGACAGGTAATCTGGACCCGATCTCTACATTGGAGATCGTGAAATTACTTCTCAAGATCAATGCATTTGGCACAACTGTGATCTTGGCGACCCATGACAAATCAATTGTGGACAAATTGAATCGACGCGTGATCCTAATGGATAGAGGGCGCATTGTCCGTGATGATCTGCGCGGTAAATACATTATTAGTGCACAAAATAATATATGA
- a CDS encoding permease-like cell division protein FtsX, with product MKTIKLARVFREGIQNFYRDKWLTLATVIIMSLALYLVGVAVFLGFGILHVIDSVEGRINVSMYFDFTVPEEKILEIKKQIEDRSIEQIQSITYISRDQAMQDFLAREGDSEEIKEALDMIGENPLPASLVIVAYDAAAYESINAYAFQEYADYIMDTSFAKNKAVIDEIHNLIILVRNIGLILGGIFAVIAILVTLNTIRMSLYAHRQEFEIMRLVGASNLYIKMPPLVEGVLYGLTSAIISSILLVITVFALAPFIKKILDNVDVSSFYGKDIIQVVILVIIGGTSLGLVSSYIAIHRYLER from the coding sequence ATGAAAACAATTAAGCTCGCACGAGTTTTTCGTGAAGGTATTCAAAATTTTTATCGTGATAAATGGCTCACTCTTGCAACGGTCATCATTATGTCGCTGGCACTGTATCTCGTAGGCGTTGCTGTTTTTCTCGGTTTTGGAATTTTGCATGTTATTGATTCTGTCGAGGGACGGATCAATGTGAGCATGTATTTTGATTTTACTGTGCCGGAGGAGAAAATTTTGGAGATTAAAAAGCAGATTGAAGATCGATCAATTGAGCAAATTCAATCCATCACATATATTTCTCGTGATCAAGCAATGCAGGATTTTCTTGCACGAGAAGGGGATAGTGAAGAGATCAAAGAGGCATTGGATATGATCGGAGAAAACCCGCTACCGGCATCTCTTGTGATCGTTGCATATGATGCTGCGGCATATGAATCGATCAATGCGTATGCATTTCAGGAATACGCGGACTATATTATGGATACTAGTTTTGCAAAAAATAAGGCGGTAATCGATGAAATTCATAACCTCATTATTCTTGTGCGTAACATTGGATTGATTCTTGGAGGGATCTTTGCTGTAATTGCGATCCTGGTGACACTCAATACCATTCGCATGAGTCTCTATGCGCATCGTCAAGAATTTGAGATCATGCGTCTCGTAGGTGCGTCAAATCTCTATATAAAAATGCCACCGCTTGTAGAAGGCGTGTTGTATGGTTTGACCAGTGCGATCATTAGTTCGATACTTCTTGTAATCACAGTTTTTGCGCTTGCTCCATTTATCAAAAAGATTTTAGATAACGTGGATGTCTCGTCGTTTTATGGAAAAGATATCATACAGGTGGTAATACTTGTTATTATTGGGGGCACTTCTCTCGGACTCGTGAGCAGTTATATTGCCATTCATCGCTATTTGGAGCGATAG
- a CDS encoding Gmad2 immunoglobulin-like domain-containing protein, whose translation MQNARNTRNVHRGSSKKMMWLTICIIGIIILVFIMWLWRGHGDGVINDQTKDAKSQTGSMERVKPEKEMIELDSKKVAEGINIRVTSPHVNETIVSPLTITGEAKNWYFEASFPVKLVDEKGNVLSEGIAQAKGDWMVDDYVPFEVELKFDANGALGGDLVFQKSNPSGLPENAGSFSFPVFFK comes from the coding sequence ATGCAAAATGCGAGAAATACGCGGAATGTACATAGGGGTTCGAGTAAAAAAATGATGTGGCTTACGATATGTATCATTGGGATCATTATTTTGGTTTTTATCATGTGGTTGTGGCGCGGACATGGTGACGGGGTTATAAATGACCAAACAAAAGATGCCAAGTCACAAACAGGATCAATGGAAAGGGTAAAACCGGAAAAAGAGATGATCGAGCTTGATAGTAAAAAAGTTGCTGAAGGCATAAATATTCGTGTTACGTCGCCACATGTCAATGAAACAATTGTCAGCCCGCTTACAATAACAGGCGAGGCGAAGAACTGGTATTTTGAAGCATCTTTTCCTGTAAAATTAGTTGATGAAAAGGGTAATGTCTTAAGTGAGGGCATAGCACAAGCCAAAGGGGATTGGATGGTGGATGATTATGTGCCTTTTGAAGTGGAGCTAAAGTTTGATGCTAACGGAGCTTTGGGTGGCGATCTTGTCTTTCAAAAAAGTAATCCCTCGGGACTACCGGAAAATGCGGGAAGTTTTTCCTTTCCTGTTTTCTTTAAATAG
- a CDS encoding winged helix DNA-binding domain-containing protein, with translation MNTQDIALIRLVNQQITRHEFCTPKEVVSWMGAMQAQDFVMAKTAIGKRLYNVTDAMIQSAFDNGEILRTHVLRPTWHFVVAEDIYWMLALSGKKIETSLKKRHAQLHITEKMITKSSTIMAKVLAGNVHMTREELIGEFEKKDVSCDSYQMYHMLMLAELDGAICSGVMKGKKQTYALLKERVKNHKKYSREESLALLAQRYFTSHGPATVQDFAWWSWLSLTDAKKSIALAERSLKSYRVDDITYWSSASRDQILSGDTVHLLPAFDEFVISYRNRKILLKEQENSKVISSNGIFKPIVVANGQVIGVWSRSVKRAKIIVRIELFRPMSQKIKNLIAQEVEAYGRYMNKIVEMVV, from the coding sequence ATGAATACACAAGACATTGCGTTGATCAGGTTGGTCAATCAACAGATCACACGACATGAGTTTTGCACGCCAAAGGAAGTCGTCTCGTGGATGGGCGCGATGCAGGCACAGGATTTTGTTATGGCAAAAACTGCAATTGGCAAGCGTTTGTACAATGTGACTGATGCGATGATCCAATCAGCTTTTGATAATGGTGAGATCCTCAGGACACATGTTTTGCGACCGACATGGCATTTTGTTGTGGCGGAAGATATTTACTGGATGCTGGCACTCTCTGGAAAAAAAATTGAAACATCTCTCAAAAAAAGACATGCACAGCTACATATCACAGAAAAAATGATCACAAAAAGCTCGACGATCATGGCAAAAGTTTTGGCAGGAAATGTCCATATGACGCGTGAGGAATTGATCGGTGAATTTGAAAAGAAAGACGTGTCATGTGACAGTTATCAAATGTATCATATGCTCATGCTTGCGGAGTTGGATGGTGCGATCTGTAGTGGCGTGATGAAGGGGAAAAAACAGACATACGCACTTCTCAAAGAACGAGTGAAAAATCATAAAAAATATTCACGAGAAGAATCACTTGCACTGCTTGCGCAGAGATATTTTACTAGTCATGGACCGGCGACAGTACAAGATTTTGCATGGTGGTCATGGTTATCGCTTACAGATGCAAAAAAATCTATCGCATTGGCAGAAAGATCGTTGAAATCATACAGGGTTGATGATATTACGTATTGGTCTTCTGCCTCGCGAGATCAAATCCTGTCAGGAGATACCGTGCATCTTTTGCCAGCCTTTGATGAGTTTGTGATCAGTTACCGAAATAGGAAAATATTGCTGAAAGAACAAGAAAATAGCAAAGTGATCTCCAGTAATGGCATATTCAAACCGATCGTTGTGGCAAATGGACAAGTGATTGGTGTTTGGTCTCGCTCTGTGAAGAGGGCAAAGATCATTGTAAGGATCGAATTGTTTCGACCCATGAGTCAAAAGATCAAAAATCTCATCGCGCAAGAAGTCGAGGCGTATGGACGATATATGAACAAAATAGTGGAAATGGTGGTTTAA
- a CDS encoding diguanylate cyclase, with the protein MGLRSKIAVMIMGFLVVFIAASHMLLNAIFQPAIIVHENEHVETNVRRITEVFQNEMKHLDQMCADWSSWDASYAFMVSRDQKYIDENIDDSTFTNAKLNLLHFVDMEHQTIFSRVYDYVQKREIDIDEFSRDMVNVDRFLIPRTHDDRALVDQYVSGVVATSRGMMIVSSRFILTSQNQGPARGVLIMGRFIEPMIDRIKKQIDIDFDVIVDYDRFYTQEQLRAHPYMVKKEGDEMFSVYQGVQDIRGDIAFVVHFFIPRTYYTDSMRLLKYAHVSIAVFALVNFFSVLCILEILCFRPLLRLKKSIEYARENREFTTHITVKSQDEIGSLTRSFSALCQVIARNNADLERLAQTDILTGVANRRFLEKFLCAEIQRSQRRSLIFSVLFFDIDHFKQINDEYGHLCGDHVLQKFAQLLQENSRKEDLVVRYGGEEFVIVLPDTHKDDALQHAERLRQLIANASIAWGDRTIVITSSVGCASYPQNGDTAERVVSAADNALYAAKDRGRNRVVVA; encoded by the coding sequence ATGGGCCTACGATCAAAAATTGCTGTGATGATCATGGGGTTTCTTGTTGTGTTCATCGCTGCGAGCCATATGCTGCTCAACGCGATTTTCCAACCGGCGATCATTGTACATGAAAATGAGCATGTGGAGACAAATGTGCGTCGTATCACGGAGGTGTTCCAAAATGAAATGAAACACCTTGATCAAATGTGTGCGGACTGGTCGTCGTGGGATGCTTCATATGCATTTATGGTCTCACGCGATCAAAAGTACATTGATGAGAACATTGATGATAGCACGTTCACGAATGCCAAGTTGAATCTTCTGCACTTTGTGGACATGGAGCATCAAACGATATTTTCGCGTGTCTATGATTATGTGCAGAAAAGGGAGATCGATATTGATGAATTCTCACGTGACATGGTGAATGTGGATCGCTTTTTGATACCACGTACGCATGATGATCGTGCGCTCGTTGATCAGTATGTGTCCGGCGTCGTTGCAACGAGTCGCGGCATGATGATCGTGTCGAGTCGTTTTATCCTGACAAGTCAAAATCAGGGACCGGCGCGTGGTGTGTTGATCATGGGGCGGTTCATTGAGCCAATGATCGATCGTATCAAAAAACAGATCGATATTGATTTTGATGTTATCGTTGATTATGATCGTTTCTACACACAAGAACAGTTGCGCGCACATCCGTACATGGTCAAAAAAGAGGGTGATGAGATGTTCTCAGTATATCAAGGTGTGCAGGATATACGTGGTGATATTGCATTTGTCGTGCATTTTTTCATACCACGTACATACTATACAGATTCAATGCGACTATTGAAATATGCCCATGTATCAATCGCAGTATTTGCACTGGTGAACTTCTTTAGCGTGTTGTGCATATTGGAGATCTTGTGTTTTCGTCCTTTGTTGCGCCTCAAGAAGAGTATCGAGTATGCACGCGAGAATCGTGAATTTACAACACACATCACGGTCAAGTCACAAGATGAAATCGGATCTCTTACGCGATCGTTCAGTGCCCTCTGTCAGGTCATCGCACGGAACAATGCTGATCTGGAACGCCTTGCACAGACGGACATCTTGACTGGTGTGGCCAATCGTCGCTTTTTGGAAAAGTTTCTCTGTGCGGAGATCCAGAGATCACAAAGAAGGAGTTTGATATTTTCGGTGTTGTTCTTTGACATTGATCATTTCAAGCAGATCAATGACGAGTATGGGCATCTGTGCGGGGATCATGTATTACAAAAATTCGCGCAATTGCTCCAAGAAAATTCGCGCAAAGAAGATTTGGTAGTGCGATATGGTGGTGAAGAGTTCGTCATCGTCCTTCCTGATACTCATAAGGATGATGCGCTGCAACATGCCGAGCGTCTGCGACAATTAATTGCAAACGCATCGATCGCATGGGGCGATCGAACGATCGTCATCACATCAAGTGTTGGGTGTGCAAGTTATCCACAAAATGGCGATACAGCTGAGCGAGTTGTATCAGCTGCGGACAATGCCCTTTATGCGGCAAAAGATCGTGGTCGCAATAGGGTTGTCGTTGCGTGA
- a CDS encoding Pycsar system effector family protein, with protein sequence MDDHKEKEQGIDELQGKVAYLQSLTEKIIDSTRTIDNHANVMVGLNTAIFALVMSMISEADHLKLTMGIVALFSLLSAIAAVFAIRLPRLFSRKNYPMSLFHTRRIAQFDSADQYAQELRTIIQSDGSLFTEYAREAYNLSKYYYTPKRRMLTWSRYFFLFGVITSALFLLLEKISWFTV encoded by the coding sequence ATGGATGATCACAAAGAAAAAGAGCAGGGAATCGATGAGTTGCAAGGCAAGGTTGCTTATCTACAGAGTTTGACAGAAAAAATCATCGATTCAACGCGGACGATCGACAATCACGCCAATGTGATGGTGGGTCTCAATACGGCGATCTTTGCGCTTGTGATGTCGATGATTTCTGAAGCGGATCATTTGAAATTAACGATGGGTATTGTGGCTCTCTTCTCCTTATTATCAGCGATTGCGGCAGTTTTTGCCATTCGCTTGCCACGTCTTTTTTCACGAAAGAATTATCCGATGAGTCTTTTCCATACGCGGCGGATCGCGCAATTTGATTCTGCCGATCAATATGCGCAAGAACTTCGCACGATCATACAGTCAGATGGGAGTTTGTTTACAGAATATGCGCGTGAGGCATACAATTTGTCAAAATATTATTATACACCAAAGAGGCGTATGCTTACATGGTCTCGCTACTTCTTTCTTTTTGGCGTGATTACCAGCGCTCTCTTCCTTCTCTTGGAAAAGATCAGTTGGTTTACTGTATAA
- a CDS encoding HD domain-containing protein, which produces MPLHKIEKMLSFAENEKTFFERIRKYHSVYSPEYRMIERAYDNALNAFSETYRDGGQPYFTHVRAVAIILIEYLHIYERADLIYAPHELLITGMLHDNPEDRPDIWPLSRVARDYNENVALLSDYISKRPKAEFGGNEEKQLAFYHNRFSTAPKDVFIIKLSDRLHNQLTLWSCDEQKIRRKMQETQDIYLPLARKWGILVHELEATIDSFEDRLKQHLQKCAIL; this is translated from the coding sequence ATGCCATTGCACAAGATCGAGAAGATGCTCTCGTTTGCAGAAAATGAAAAGACGTTTTTTGAGCGCATTCGGAAATATCATTCGGTGTATTCTCCTGAATATCGTATGATCGAGCGCGCTTATGATAATGCTCTCAATGCTTTTTCGGAAACATATCGTGATGGAGGACAGCCTTACTTTACGCATGTGCGCGCAGTTGCAATTATTCTAATCGAGTATTTGCATATCTATGAACGCGCGGATCTGATATACGCTCCGCATGAATTGCTTATCACGGGAATGTTGCATGACAATCCGGAGGATCGGCCTGATATTTGGCCACTTAGTCGTGTTGCGCGTGATTACAATGAAAATGTTGCACTACTTTCGGATTATATCTCCAAAAGGCCGAAGGCAGAGTTTGGTGGCAATGAAGAAAAGCAACTGGCATTTTATCACAACCGATTCTCGACGGCGCCAAAGGATGTTTTTATTATCAAGCTCTCAGACCGTCTTCATAATCAATTGACGTTGTGGAGCTGTGATGAGCAGAAGATCCGGCGGAAAATGCAGGAAACGCAAGATATCTATCTGCCGTTGGCGCGTAAATGGGGGATATTGGTACATGAGTTGGAAGCGACGATTGATAGTTTTGAAGATCGTCTCAAACAGCATTTGCAAAAATGTGCAATTCTATGA
- the truB gene encoding tRNA pseudouridine(55) synthase TruB — protein MESSEGFYVINKPLGMSSQRVVQVVKYWARKKTGNKKIKVGHGGTLDPLATGVLIVAVGREYTKNINAIVTATKEYEAKVFLGATSTTDDAEGEKTIHDVLHELSQKDIERVLQKFIGDVAQTPPAYSAIKIAGKEAYKRVRRGEVVEMQSRTVHIDAIEIMSYTYPIVDIRVTCGKGTYIRSLARDIGECLGTGAYMAGLVRTRIGEFMLAQARSLEDFDYKKL, from the coding sequence ATGGAAAGCAGTGAAGGATTTTATGTGATCAATAAGCCACTCGGGATGAGTTCCCAGCGTGTGGTGCAGGTCGTCAAATATTGGGCGCGAAAAAAAACCGGTAACAAAAAGATCAAAGTGGGGCATGGTGGCACACTTGATCCGCTTGCAACGGGTGTTTTGATCGTGGCAGTGGGACGGGAATATACCAAAAATATCAATGCGATCGTTACCGCGACAAAGGAATACGAAGCGAAGGTTTTTCTGGGAGCAACGAGCACAACAGATGATGCCGAAGGTGAAAAAACGATCCATGATGTTTTGCATGAGCTATCACAAAAGGATATCGAACGGGTGTTGCAAAAATTCATCGGGGACGTTGCACAGACACCGCCGGCATACAGCGCGATCAAGATCGCGGGCAAGGAAGCATATAAGCGCGTAAGGCGGGGCGAGGTTGTGGAAATGCAATCGCGCACCGTGCATATTGATGCGATCGAGATCATGTCATACACATACCCGATCGTGGACATTCGTGTGACATGTGGCAAGGGGACATATATCCGTTCGCTTGCGCGCGATATCGGTGAGTGTCTCGGTACGGGTGCATATATGGCGGGATTGGTGCGTACGCGCATTGGCGAGTTTATGCTTGCTCAAGCGCGATCACTTGAAGACTTTGACTACAAAAAACTATGA
- a CDS encoding glycosyltransferase family 1 protein, with protein MKIAVHTKELENARIDGTMVYIANVLHAMQHMIGEDDLYLYHTRPYNVHVPIAEHPQMHDRTMPHCPVWTQTRFARALWQDKCDVLWMPLHNMPYLRRKNMRTVVTIHDLAFKFYPQTFPTKDRFLINLCTDHAVRVADAVIAVSASTKKDLLAIYPSLREDQIHVIHHGFDPHVWQKHVSVHDAHMTLQRYGVRSRDYLIHVGAIQPRKNLTVLIDAFAQVKKESPQLKLVLVGGDGWLAQGIHAHIARSPYKGDIVVTGNIAFADVHILMQNASVCVLPSLYEGFGISGLEAMAAGVPVVAADNSCFGEVLGDGAIYFDAKNVAKCAEAIATVLCDHDKKNILIAQAQKRADMFSWEECARKTLDVLRAR; from the coding sequence ATGAAAATTGCCGTACATACCAAAGAATTGGAAAACGCGCGGATCGATGGCACGATGGTGTATATTGCAAATGTTTTGCATGCAATGCAACATATGATCGGCGAGGATGACCTGTATCTCTATCATACGCGGCCATACAATGTACACGTGCCCATTGCGGAGCATCCGCAAATGCATGATCGCACTATGCCACACTGTCCGGTGTGGACGCAGACGCGATTTGCACGCGCGTTGTGGCAGGATAAGTGTGACGTGTTATGGATGCCATTGCACAACATGCCGTACTTGCGTCGCAAAAATATGCGTACCGTTGTGACGATCCATGATCTCGCATTCAAATTTTATCCGCAAACATTTCCTACGAAAGATCGTTTCCTCATCAATTTGTGCACAGATCATGCAGTGCGGGTCGCTGATGCGGTGATCGCTGTTTCGGCATCGACAAAAAAAGACCTCCTCGCGATTTATCCGTCACTGCGAGAGGATCAAATCCATGTCATCCATCATGGTTTTGATCCGCATGTGTGGCAGAAACATGTTTCTGTACATGATGCACATATGACGTTGCAACGTTACGGTGTGCGATCACGTGACTATCTCATTCATGTGGGAGCGATTCAGCCACGCAAAAATCTGACGGTGCTTATTGATGCCTTTGCACAAGTTAAAAAAGAATCTCCGCAACTTAAGCTTGTGCTTGTTGGCGGGGATGGATGGCTTGCACAAGGCATTCACGCACACATTGCGCGCAGTCCCTATAAAGGGGATATCGTTGTCACAGGTAATATTGCTTTTGCCGATGTACACATATTGATGCAAAACGCATCTGTTTGTGTTTTGCCGTCTCTTTATGAAGGTTTTGGCATATCGGGACTGGAGGCGATGGCGGCCGGGGTACCGGTTGTCGCGGCGGACAATTCGTGTTTTGGTGAAGTGCTCGGTGATGGCGCGATATATTTTGATGCAAAAAACGTTGCAAAGTGTGCGGAGGCGATCGCAACGGTTTTGTGTGATCACGACAAAAAGAATATCTTGATCGCGCAAGCGCAAAAAAGAGCCGACATGTTTTCATGGGAAGAATGCGCGCGCAAAACATTGGATGTGTTGCGTGCAAGATAG
- a CDS encoding AAA family ATPase, with the protein MHQKSFIRWYIGDGSRAMFSLWKQLVFFVPRHFSMALLFRTLFAPWHRDISLKTWRGFSPLRSVDRLIWNVFSRVIGAIVRLGVITSGLVLWVIIGGIGFVTALVYVCAPGVLVVSFVLFFSAFRFVAFGVFVFTLCVIYGAYILFRTSGHMLYERMSMKQLHEQKWFYRVYERIGVEAEDIPYDILSDFPAFQKFLLTKDVTVEEFELIVAWEIEQQKRREQDAKLFSEEKFLRLRPIGLHWHFGYTVQLDHYAEDLTAYDHSDYARYPFHGFDQEMGLIEVVLARPHENNILLTGQAGLGRHMIIHELARRIRTGYFERSFMRYMRFMQCDFTSVMAQAKSKGEDPEFIVHSLFHEAAYAGNIIFVVDNFEQYIDTNISRGFSFTTIIDEYASMESFRMIAIATEEAFHEKVDADQIVGRHFDVIPVHEMDDVHAMKVLFTRFYGETHTPFTYQALRQVITDAQRYTNTAPLPTRAISLAIEVFLQWQKTGDGFITAQTVDAFITQKTGIPVGNIAQEEQQKLLSLEDTLHKMIIGQSAAVQTVAAAVRRMRSGMARPNKPAGTFLFLGPTGVGKTEMAKAIAAQYFGSDEKVVRIDMSEYQGPTAVDRLIGSKELNQKGAFVSAAKEHPYALLLLDEIDKANPRVLDLFLQILDEGFVHDAFGHKISFTSMIIIATSNAGALMIKKMVEMGMDPAQEEEKIVNGIIESGVFRPEFINRFDDVVIFGPLEGENVRTVTQLLLQKFATRVLKEQNIDVTFADGVVDRIIEKGYDHVFGARSVMRYIDDGIADIFAKKLIAGNVHRGETVHFATKDMEEVGS; encoded by the coding sequence ATGCATCAAAAAAGTTTTATCCGATGGTATATCGGTGATGGTTCACGGGCGATGTTTTCATTGTGGAAGCAGTTGGTTTTTTTTGTGCCACGGCATTTTTCTATGGCGCTTTTGTTTCGTACGCTTTTTGCGCCATGGCATCGTGACATCTCTCTCAAAACATGGCGCGGATTTAGTCCGTTACGATCTGTTGATCGACTGATATGGAATGTCTTTTCTCGTGTCATTGGTGCGATCGTGCGATTGGGTGTGATCACTTCCGGGTTGGTTTTGTGGGTGATCATTGGGGGCATAGGCTTTGTCACAGCGCTTGTCTATGTTTGCGCGCCGGGCGTTTTGGTTGTTTCTTTCGTATTGTTTTTTAGTGCGTTTCGATTTGTTGCTTTTGGGGTTTTTGTGTTTACTTTGTGTGTGATCTATGGCGCATACATTTTGTTTCGTACAAGTGGGCATATGCTGTATGAACGCATGAGCATGAAACAGTTGCATGAACAAAAATGGTTTTATCGTGTGTATGAACGCATCGGCGTAGAAGCAGAGGATATTCCCTATGATATTCTCAGTGACTTTCCCGCATTTCAAAAATTTCTCCTCACGAAAGACGTCACGGTTGAAGAGTTTGAATTGATCGTTGCATGGGAGATCGAACAACAAAAGCGTCGTGAACAAGATGCAAAACTTTTTTCAGAAGAAAAATTTCTTCGTCTGCGACCGATTGGTCTGCACTGGCATTTCGGATATACGGTGCAACTTGATCATTACGCGGAGGATCTTACAGCGTATGACCATAGTGATTATGCACGGTATCCTTTTCATGGATTTGATCAGGAAATGGGATTGATCGAGGTTGTTCTCGCACGACCACATGAAAACAATATCCTCCTTACCGGACAAGCCGGTCTTGGCCGACATATGATCATTCATGAATTGGCACGCAGGATCCGCACGGGATATTTTGAACGAAGTTTTATGCGGTATATGCGCTTCATGCAATGTGATTTTACAAGCGTCATGGCACAGGCAAAGAGCAAAGGTGAAGATCCGGAATTTATCGTGCACAGTCTGTTTCATGAGGCGGCGTATGCGGGCAATATCATTTTTGTGGTGGATAACTTTGAGCAGTATATTGATACAAATATTAGTCGCGGATTTTCTTTTACGACGATCATTGATGAATATGCGTCGATGGAATCATTTCGCATGATCGCAATTGCGACAGAAGAAGCATTTCATGAAAAAGTTGACGCGGATCAGATCGTGGGGCGGCATTTTGACGTGATCCCTGTGCATGAGATGGATGATGTGCATGCGATGAAAGTACTCTTTACACGCTTTTATGGTGAGACACATACGCCATTTACTTATCAGGCATTGCGACAAGTGATCACGGATGCGCAACGGTACACCAATACCGCGCCATTGCCGACGCGTGCGATCAGTCTGGCGATAGAAGTATTTTTGCAGTGGCAAAAGACAGGGGACGGGTTTATCACGGCACAAACTGTCGATGCATTCATCACACAAAAGACGGGCATCCCTGTGGGGAATATTGCACAGGAGGAACAACAAAAACTTCTTTCATTGGAGGACACTCTTCATAAGATGATCATTGGGCAGAGTGCTGCTGTGCAGACAGTTGCTGCAGCTGTGCGTCGCATGCGTTCCGGTATGGCACGACCCAACAAACCGGCGGGAACATTCTTGTTTTTGGGTCCGACGGGTGTGGGGAAGACGGAAATGGCGAAAGCGATCGCTGCGCAATATTTCGGATCGGATGAAAAAGTTGTGCGTATCGATATGAGCGAATATCAGGGACCGACAGCGGTGGATCGCTTGATCGGATCCAAAGAATTGAATCAAAAAGGCGCGTTTGTCTCTGCTGCGAAAGAGCATCCATATGCATTACTTCTTTTGGATGAGATCGACAAAGCAAATCCACGTGTTTTGGATCTGTTTTTGCAGATCCTTGATGAGGGTTTTGTGCATGATGCTTTCGGGCACAAAATCAGTTTCACATCGATGATCATTATCGCCACATCAAATGCCGGTGCACTCATGATCAAAAAGATGGTGGAAATGGGTATGGACCCGGCACAAGAGGAAGAAAAGATCGTCAATGGTATCATCGAGAGCGGAGTATTTCGTCCGGAGTTCATCAATCGTTTCGATGATGTGGTGATCTTTGGTCCATTGGAAGGAGAAAATGTGCGCACGGTGACACAACTACTTTTGCAAAAATTTGCCACACGTGTTTTGAAAGAACAAAACATCGATGTGACCTTTGCAGATGGCGTAGTGGATAGAATAATTGAAAAAGGATATGATCATGTATTTGGCGCGCGATCGGTCATGCGATACATTGATGACGGCATTGCGGACATCTTTGCCAAAAAATTGATCGCAGGCAACGTCCATCGCGGAGAAACAGTGCATTTTGCGACGAAGGATATGGAAGAGGTGGGCTCTTGA